The genomic region GCTGTGAGGGGGGCATCTGTGAGCCATTAGCAGTGGACATGACATTCCACATCCAAATGGCTGGGCGATGGGAGCAGCAGCCCAGGGAGGGGATCTGGGCAGGGCACTAACCATCTACTACAATGGGCCttctccccaggccccacccagggACCAACATGCCACTGGCACCTCAGAATCAACATGTTCAAAACTGAATTTGTCATCTCCCCACACTCATCTCATACCTGCCCCAGGAATCTGAATAGCCCATGTCATTCTCTCAGGAAGCGCCACCATTGTGAGGCTCCCCAGGGAACCAACCTGCCTCATCCTCTCTGCCATGACTCCATCCCAGTCAGCCCCACCCTCTGTCAGCCTCTGGGCCAAccctccttccactctctcctccatcctctgCTCTTGGCCACTGCCCTGGGGGGACATGTCCTTGCTGGTCTCCCTCACCATTCACCctgctaaacacacacacacacacacacacacacactgaagcCAGGGTGATCTGGCTAAGATGGACGCAGGATCCGATCTCCCCGTGCTAAAACCATCACTTACTCCCTATTGCTCTTCAGGACCTGGGCCTACCTCTGCACTCAAACTGTACCCCACTCCATCGCATGCCTGCCTGCATTGAGCACTGAACAGTGTCATTCCTCACTCCACCATGCCTGTCACTGTGCTTTTCCCTAAGCCGTCCTTTCCCTGGATCACCCTCCTTTCCCCTATGCTGGACTAGGGTCCCCTCCTTTGCAATCCCTGTGCAGTCCCTCCTTTGCAAACACTATCAGTGTCACTTGTCCATGGTACTTACAATCCAGAGCTTTACTGCCAAGGGGAATTGACAAACCAAGCGTATTGGGGCCTGACGCCCCAAAATCTTTCATAGAATGGTCTAATATTTGTTCTTTCATGAGTAAGAAGTTCTCATAGTTGCACAGCAGGCACTGTTGCCAGCCAGTCATTTTAGAGGGCACTGACAAGGCCTGCAGACCTCCCTGCCAGAGACCAGTTATGACCCGATGAAGGGATGAGATGGAAAGACTGTAAGCATCCATCCCTTTGTGGCATCAGTGATCACGTATGCATGCTGACGGCCTGGTACATGGCAAGGGACATCGGCCCAACATCCCTGTAGAATACCAAAGGACAAGGCAGGCCCAGGGAATTGGAGGTTTGCCGTGGTAGCAGGGTGAACAATCTTGGAAAGCAATTGGAAATGGATGTGATGGGCACAGGCCCCTATCAGCCTGATCAGGGATCCCTTTCTCAGTTTGGGGAGACACGTGCCAGTGGTGGAGGCTGATTTGCAGCGTTTCCTGACTTGCGTGGTCTAAATAATCTCAACCTGCTTTATTTCAAACTACCAAGAGTTTAACAACCAGCTAAAAATCCTGAAATCTTATTAATTGGCCCTGGGAAGCCAGTATCCTCTGGTCCTGACACAACACCGCCTCCTGGGTTCGTGAGAAGCATCTTAGGTTCCTCGAACCTGCCTGAAATCAGCTGCACCAGCTCACCAAGAAGAAGCAAGCACGACAGACAACAGAGTAAACAGGACGTGAGTCCTGCCCTCTGTCCCTCTCAGAGAGAGGTGTCTGCGTCCTACTTTAGGTTGACCCAGCAGCAGCCCGCAGACAAGGATTCAAGTGGAAGTAGTTACTTGGGAGGCGATCACAGAAAGCACCAGCAGGAGCGTGGAGAAGTGAGACAGGGCAGGAACAGAGGTCAGAAGAGGACGTGTTCAAGGACAGGTCCTTGCTGTGGGCAACAGGGGCATGACCCAGCTGGGGACCTCTAGGGGGTGTCACACATCTTGGAGTGGGTCCACCCCAGGGGTGAAGAAGGGAAGATATTTTTCCACCAACTCGGACCTATCGTTGGTTGAGGCTGCTCCCTGGAGTACCAACTCCCCAGGTACTTCCAGTCTGTCCCACTGCAAAGAGCCACAGGTGCTTCAGGTCAGCTAACGATGGTGAGTGGGCAAAACATGGGCAGTGTCTGAAATGCACAGTGTGACAGAGATGTGACCAGTGCGTCACTCTGCGTGTCTCTCCTTGCCACAGCTCCTCACTCTGCTGAGCAcaattcttgtttttgttttttaaagattttatttttcctttttctccccaaagccccccggtacatagttgcatatttttagttgtgggtccttctggttgtggtatgtgagatgccacctcagcctggcttaatgagcagtgccatgtccgtgcccaggatctgaaccggcaaaaccctgggctgccgaagcagagcgcgtgaacttaaccactctgccacgaggccagccccccaGGATTCTTGATTTAATGGTACAAAATCTGTGCACCATTCAATCTCTAAAGACAAGGCCATATCTTATATCTGCTACCCAGCCAAAGAAACAGTAATGTGTCTCAATGCCAGAAGAAAGGCCAGGAGTGGTGGGCTTTTCCAGAGTTAAGATTTTCAAGGGAATTGGAACTTTGCGGGCTCTGTACCAGCAGGCTGACCTTAGAACCCAGTCAGCCATGAAACTGCTCGGCATGTCTGTGAGTGTGTAACAGAATGCCTGGCCGCACCCTCGACTGCCACCTCCACGTAAGCAGGACCAGCTCCGCGGCATCCCCACCAAGCCTGCACACACAGTGGATCTCAAGTCCCACTGGGTGttcaagagggaggcaggaggtacGTGAAGGACATAGAGAGGGACCCTGAGAATGGAGACGCTGTCCTGGACTCTTGGCCCTGCTGGATGGAACAGCTGCCTCAACCCATGTCTGTGTTTTGTGaaagcacgcacacacacacacacatacacacatacacacatacacacacatgcatgcacataggGCCTCCCAGAGTTAAAGCCTCAGTTGGTGGCAGGAAGTGGGAGAAGGCAAGACAAGTGAAACTGAAGCCTGGAGGAAGTGGCtttcacataatttatttttcagagtccAGAAGCCCAAGCCAGGGCAAGCCGATTCTAGGCGAAAACGACCTGAGGTCGAACACGAGGAATCATCAGTAACTGGTAACGAGTAGTCACCGAGCCGCGTCTCTTGACACGCTGGGGCTGTGAACCAGGAGGAGAGAGGCTTCTTGTGGGGGTTGGACCCTAGTCGAGACAAGACCTTTCCCACCTAGACACACTCCTTCATAGGACACGCCAGGAGACTAGGGGCCCAGTTCACCTTCTGGCTGTCACCTTAGGAACGTGTGGTTGAAAACCAACACCCACaaacaggtgaggaaaccgaggcctggAGATGACAAGGGGCTTCCCAGGGTCACTCAGCCTACCCAGCAAAGCCGGGACAGGAGCATGGGCTCAAAGCTCATTGCTCCAAGTCAGTGTCTCTCAAACTTCAGCAGGAATCAGAATCCCTGGGGGCTTGTTAAAGCACAAATTGGGGGGCCCCACTCCAGAGCTGACTCAGCAGGTGTGGTGGGGCCTGAGAAGTTTCATTTCTGATAGCTCCCAGGtgaggaccacattttgagaactgctgctctaagGAATTGCAGAGCCAGTCCTGAGACCTGGGGCTCAGGTGGAGGGAGGAGCCCAGGGTGGGAGGGGCTTTCTCTGCCCTGATGGGGCAGTGGGTAATTGGTCCATAGAATGTTCCAAAGATCGCCTCCCCACCAGCAGTTGCAATCCAGAATGAGCCACTCACCTCATCACAACCGATGTCAACGGAGGCCTTAACCGGGTCCAGGATGACTGTCCCCACACACTGTTTCACCAGCTGAGAAGAGGAGGCTCCAGGTCACACTGGAACCCCCGTGTCATAACCTCCCAACCTCACCCCAAAGGCTAGAAATATTCTCTGGAGGCCTCTTGTTCACCTCCTTAGATGTGCCCCTAATCCCACAGGCCCCAACCTCACCCCATTCTCCTTGAAGTCACACTGCTCCAGTGGCTGTTGCGTTGTCCTGGGGCACACAGTCTCCTTGACCGTGAAGCTCACAGGCTTTGGGGTGTCTGGGGCCTCGTCCTGGTCAGGGGAGAAAGTGTGGAGACCGGGCTCAGGCTCATGCTTGCCTTCTCTGGTCCGTCTCCCTGCCCTCCGCCCAAAGTGGAGCCTTTCAACAGCCCCTAGTGTGTGTCTGGCACTGGGCTTGGTGCTGGGGTACTAAGTGGGGAGGACAGAGCCCATTCCTGCCCTCGACAAGCAAACAGAGAGCCCGAGTGGACCTCAGACAAGCTCTGACGAGGAGCACCTCCCCATTTGAGGGGGCTGAGGGAAATCAGGGTCGTCCTGGAGGAAAAGACATTGTCACTGGAACCTCAAGGCTCAGCAAAACCCTTCCCTGTGTGGGAGACAGCAGCGTGCAGAGGAGACATAAAGCAGAGAAGTCACAGCCTCAAGTCAAAGACCCCACTCCTGTCCCTGGACCTACATGTCCCTGAAGCCTGAATGTGGTTGTGAGTGGGGGGACCTCTTCCCACAGTAGAGATCTAAGGCAGGAAGCTCTCATGCTGAGAGGGGACACAGTTCTGGGAAGGTTTCCTGAGATGTGGGACCACACTTAAAGGGAGAAGTGCCTTCCTGATAGGAGGGACAGCCTGAGCAAAGGGAGAGACAGTGTGGCCAGAGCAGAccttccctccccactgccccctcccaggcTCACTCCCTTGGGCAGCGGGTCCAGCTCCAGGAGGCGGTAGAGATTCTCATCTGAGGACCGCTGGTTGAGGCCATCCACGGCACGGAGTACGGCCTCCTTGTAGCTGAGGGTCTGAGTGGTGGCCAGAGGGATCACCAGGCCCAGTAGAAGTAGCAACGGTGACCATCTACCCAGGGAACAACTGTCCCTCTGGGTCTCCATGCTTCCCAAATCTGCATCCTTCTAACCCACAGACCCTCCTTTATGCCCAGCCTGGGGATGATGCAAAGGTCCAATCAGGAGCCTTCTTGACCCACCCCATCACTGGCCCCTCCCAGGATGTGGCCTTGTTTTTCCTCAGCCTCTGCTGTTGCCTCATGGGGCTTACAGACAGTGGGCGAGGTCTACCTTATGTACATGTGAAGAAGTGGTTTCTCCATCTCCCTGACAAGGTCTTGGCCTCCCTTGGGCCACACTGGGGAGCGTCATAGCCAGGATTGATTAAGAGGGTTGAGTTCtccaagagaggaagagagtcaGGCGCATATCCTacatccttctcccctccccaccagggcCTTCTCAAGAATCAGGCTAATATTGTGTATTCACCACTAAATCTCCACCTCTAGGCAGTACTTGACACCAATAGGCGCTCAGTTCATAGCTGATGAGTGAATAACAGTAACCCCCCTCATCTAGAGCCTCACCCACCCAGCCAGTTCCAAAGGAGACTTTCAAGGCCACACCATCCTGTTCTGGACCCAGCTCTCAGCCAGTTCAGAGGCTCAGCACCATCTGTCCCCTCTCCTGGATTCTGCTCCACTGCCTTTCTCAGTCTTAAAATGTCTC from Equus caballus isolate H_3958 breed thoroughbred chromosome 16, TB-T2T, whole genome shotgun sequence harbors:
- the LOC111768487 gene encoding protegrin-2-like, which gives rise to METQRDSCSLGRWSPLLLLLGLVIPLATTQTLSYKEAVLRAVDGLNQRSSDENLYRLLELDPLPKGDEAPDTPKPVSFTVKETVCPRTTQQPLEQCDFKENGLVKQCVGTVILDPVKASVDIGCDEVSGSFWIATAGGEAIFGTFYGPITHCPIRAEKAPPTLGSSLHLSPRSQDWLCNSLEQQFSKCGPHLGAIRNETSQAPPHLLSQLWSGAPQFVL